One genomic region from Marinifilum sp. JC120 encodes:
- a CDS encoding HD domain-containing protein → MSQDTEIQNAGAEEFLQISFNILNTFGNKLPVSLCIHDDEFQRVVPLFAKDTRLSDKKQDQVNSYCTEGNLFISKEDYASLAGHISQNLGALLTEHFLDEAAAAEIFYNGVLEKVRSFYSNPIGETLTELSTVLAIFCEYVWVDPSRWTHFFNTLKREKDISCHAVNTLFVGTSIYLKVLYKPGEKMDLKPLAMGLVLHDLGMTQIPPAVLTKPTKLLYKERMRMQEHVDIAEKMLNRLEIRDEIIKACVFDHHERLDGSGYPRGRRGDAITLEARVCAISDAFCGMIADRYQRPGLNAILAAIILTESKTKYDTKLTSSLISFIISNNPDMKALLQDKAKMQQLRTIALQKAAQ, encoded by the coding sequence ATGAGTCAAGATACAGAAATCCAGAATGCCGGAGCTGAAGAGTTCCTGCAAATTAGCTTCAATATTTTAAACACATTCGGAAACAAACTGCCTGTATCTCTATGCATACATGATGATGAATTCCAAAGAGTTGTACCCCTGTTTGCTAAAGACACAAGACTTTCAGACAAGAAGCAGGACCAAGTCAACAGCTACTGCACTGAAGGCAATTTATTCATTTCCAAAGAAGATTACGCTTCACTTGCCGGACATATTAGCCAGAATCTCGGCGCACTGCTCACAGAACATTTTCTTGATGAAGCTGCGGCTGCGGAAATTTTTTACAATGGCGTGCTGGAAAAAGTACGCTCTTTTTATTCAAATCCCATCGGGGAAACGTTGACCGAGCTTAGCACTGTTCTTGCTATTTTCTGCGAGTATGTCTGGGTAGACCCCAGCAGGTGGACCCATTTTTTCAACACCCTGAAGCGGGAAAAAGATATCAGTTGTCATGCGGTGAACACCCTTTTTGTCGGCACATCCATCTACTTGAAAGTACTCTACAAGCCCGGAGAAAAAATGGACCTGAAGCCTCTCGCTATGGGGCTGGTCCTGCATGATCTGGGCATGACCCAGATTCCACCGGCAGTACTAACCAAACCAACCAAACTGCTCTATAAAGAGAGAATGCGCATGCAGGAGCATGTAGATATTGCAGAAAAAATGCTCAACCGCCTTGAAATTCGGGATGAGATAATCAAGGCCTGTGTCTTCGATCACCATGAGCGTCTGGACGGCAGCGGCTACCCTAGAGGACGACGTGGTGATGCCATTACTCTTGAAGCAAGAGTCTGTGCCATCTCTGATGCCTTCTGCGGTATGATTGCAGACCGTTATCAAAGACCCGGACTCAACGCTATTTTAGCTGCCATTATCCTTACGGAAAGCAAGACCAAATACGATACAAAGCTGACCAGTTCCTTAATTTCATTCATCATCTCAAACAACCCGGATATGAAAGCCTTGCTTCAGGATAAAGCAAAAATGCAACAACTCAGAACCATAGCCCTACAAAAAGCAGCTCAATAA
- a CDS encoding AEC family transporter translates to MLTLVLSALIPLFLMVFAGAVSYRREILPENSATVLNGFVYYFTLPALLFGSLATTPFEEIAQVRFIGGYLGAMIGTYWLMFLFSKFIFKGHFTEDGIRASSGSFPNSAYLGLPIMMYLYDGSRQALIATTLAIILPIFIVIMVVATFELHRADKSKSTLGVIGQIALSMLKTPLICASFGGAFFSFMHFELPEFLATGLHNFGMASVPCALFAIGILIARQKMDLKWGNIGLVNFFKLILHPLIAAACLILFGVKGQELLMGVLLAGMPTAALCCVLAESYATCETETSATVLVSMILYIPTMFLTLVVAESCGLPLIRG, encoded by the coding sequence ATGCTTACACTTGTTCTTTCTGCACTCATTCCCTTGTTCCTGATGGTTTTTGCCGGAGCAGTTTCGTACCGGCGGGAGATTTTGCCTGAGAATTCGGCCACTGTGCTGAATGGTTTTGTTTATTACTTCACCTTGCCCGCTTTACTTTTCGGATCACTGGCAACAACTCCGTTTGAGGAAATTGCGCAGGTTCGTTTTATCGGTGGTTATCTCGGCGCTATGATTGGGACATACTGGCTGATGTTTTTGTTCTCAAAATTTATTTTCAAAGGTCATTTTACTGAGGACGGAATCCGGGCCAGTTCTGGAAGTTTCCCAAATTCTGCTTATCTTGGCTTGCCGATTATGATGTATCTGTATGATGGCAGCAGGCAGGCTTTAATTGCCACTACGCTGGCCATTATTCTCCCCATTTTTATTGTGATTATGGTGGTGGCTACTTTTGAGTTGCACAGGGCGGATAAGTCAAAGTCAACACTGGGTGTCATCGGGCAGATTGCTTTGTCTATGCTTAAGACTCCGCTCATATGTGCTTCTTTTGGCGGAGCTTTTTTTTCTTTTATGCACTTCGAACTTCCTGAATTTCTCGCCACAGGGCTGCATAATTTCGGTATGGCTTCGGTACCTTGTGCTTTGTTTGCTATTGGAATCTTGATTGCCCGTCAGAAGATGGATTTGAAGTGGGGTAATATAGGGCTGGTGAATTTTTTTAAACTGATCCTGCATCCGCTGATTGCTGCGGCTTGCCTGATTCTATTCGGTGTAAAGGGACAGGAACTTCTTATGGGAGTGCTGCTTGCTGGAATGCCAACTGCGGCTCTTTGTTGTGTTCTGGCAGAATCCTACGCAACTTGTGAGACCGAAACATCAGCCACAGTGCTGGTATCAATGATTCTGTACATTCCTACCATGTTTCTAACCCTTGTGGTGGCAGAATCATGCGGTCTCCCATTGATTCGAGGATAG